The following are encoded in a window of Bacillus sp. SORGH_AS_0510 genomic DNA:
- a CDS encoding DUF3231 family protein, whose protein sequence is MEHKPKMVSSEIAALWSQYQNDTAALCINKHMLQNIKDKEISNIFQQSISLSEQHIEKIKEFMTAEDYPIPIGFTENDLVPDTPALFSDNLSLFYINIMSIHGCHGYSGALTTCARKDIREYFTHCISSAVDLCNWSKDLMLEKGIYARPPAILPSDRADYVKDDHFLAGWFGEVRPLSCIEITDIYFNLKKSIMAKAVTMAFSQVVKDKNIRKFMLEAVKTKDKHINVFYEVLNQEHLPAPPTFDADITDSTTSPFSEKLIMFHVGFLFTTAMIYYGTGWASSPRRDLHPKYLEAIADDAKIGKMWMDIMIKNEWIEQPPLAEDRKKLAMPKK, encoded by the coding sequence TTGGAGCATAAACCCAAAATGGTATCAAGCGAGATAGCGGCACTTTGGTCACAGTATCAGAATGATACTGCAGCTCTTTGTATTAATAAACATATGTTACAGAACATAAAAGACAAAGAAATCTCAAACATTTTTCAGCAATCAATCTCTCTTAGTGAGCAACATATTGAGAAAATTAAAGAATTTATGACCGCAGAAGATTACCCAATTCCCATTGGTTTTACAGAAAATGATTTGGTACCGGACACTCCTGCTCTATTTTCTGATAATTTAAGTTTATTTTATATTAATATCATGTCTATTCATGGCTGCCATGGATATAGTGGGGCGCTTACGACATGTGCGCGTAAAGACATTCGTGAATATTTTACACATTGTATATCATCAGCAGTGGATTTATGTAACTGGTCCAAGGATTTAATGCTAGAAAAAGGAATATATGCTCGACCGCCAGCTATACTCCCGTCGGATAGAGCAGATTATGTTAAGGATGACCACTTTCTAGCAGGATGGTTTGGTGAGGTAAGACCACTATCCTGCATCGAGATTACAGATATTTATTTTAATTTAAAGAAGAGTATAATGGCAAAAGCTGTCACGATGGCCTTTAGCCAAGTTGTGAAAGATAAAAATATCCGTAAGTTTATGTTAGAAGCAGTGAAAACGAAGGATAAACACATAAACGTATTTTATGAAGTATTGAATCAAGAACACTTACCTGCACCCCCTACTTTTGACGCAGATATAACAGATTCTACTACTTCTCCGTTTTCAGAAAAGCTAATCATGTTTCATGTAGGCTTTTTATTTACTACTGCTATGATTTATTATGGTACAGGATGGGCATCTTCTCCTAGAAGGGATCTTCATCCTAAGTATCTGGAAGCTATTGCGGATGATGCTAAAATAGGGAAAATGTGGATGGACATAATGATAAAAAATGAATGGATTGAACAACCCCCTTTGGCGGAAGATCGGAAGAAGTTAGCTATGCCAAAAAAATGA
- a CDS encoding GNAT family N-acetyltransferase: MEASNQIIQIKPWEDNDLDLLFLINAPEMMQHLGGPESKEQILKRHKRYLELGNRGRMFSIKLLPELEPVGSVGYWQTTWNNESVYETGWSVLPFYQGRGIATKAVKLAIEEASSENKYKYIHAFPSIDNPASNTICRKLDFQFISECEFEYPPGSFMRCNNWRYNLIGQ, encoded by the coding sequence TTGGAAGCAAGTAACCAGATCATTCAGATAAAGCCTTGGGAGGATAATGACCTTGATTTACTTTTTCTTATAAACGCTCCAGAAATGATGCAGCATCTTGGAGGTCCAGAGAGTAAAGAGCAGATTTTGAAGCGACATAAACGATATCTTGAACTGGGTAATAGAGGTCGTATGTTCAGCATTAAATTGTTACCAGAATTAGAACCAGTAGGTTCAGTGGGCTATTGGCAAACTACTTGGAATAATGAGAGTGTATATGAAACTGGATGGAGCGTTCTACCCTTTTATCAAGGGAGGGGAATAGCTACAAAAGCGGTAAAGTTGGCAATTGAAGAAGCATCTAGTGAGAACAAATATAAATACATCCACGCATTCCCATCGATTGATAATCCTGCTTCTAATACAATTTGTCGGAAGCTTGATTTTCAGTTTATCTCTGAATGCGAATTTGAATATCCTCCAGGAAGCTTTATGCGGTGCAATAATTGGCGTTATAACTTAATTGGACAATAG
- a CDS encoding CBO0543 family protein has protein sequence MKPTPGMHKTFWEYHKAFDHRMIAWKHEVLFTWQWWLGITFTIIPWAVWLIIRNRNSTGRLLFAGSFVALISLTFDSVGVQLSLWNYTRPVTPAIPSYVPYDFSLMPISIMFLIQFLHKRNPWIVGLIYGLVTSFIGELFFQFIDVYHPVHWGPWYSFPIYVIIYVIAHKIALSDKFRQF, from the coding sequence TTGAAACCAACACCAGGAATGCACAAAACCTTTTGGGAATATCATAAAGCATTTGACCATCGAATGATTGCCTGGAAACATGAAGTGTTATTTACATGGCAATGGTGGTTAGGCATCACTTTTACAATAATCCCTTGGGCTGTTTGGTTAATTATTAGGAATAGAAATAGCACTGGTCGATTACTTTTTGCGGGTAGCTTTGTCGCACTTATCTCACTTACATTTGACAGCGTTGGTGTGCAACTTTCACTTTGGAATTATACTCGTCCAGTTACACCTGCAATACCCTCTTATGTCCCATATGATTTTTCACTAATGCCTATAAGTATCATGTTTTTAATTCAATTCCTTCATAAAAGAAATCCTTGGATAGTGGGACTGATTTATGGGTTAGTTACTTCTTTTATAGGTGAACTATTTTTTCAGTTTATTGATGTATATCATCCTGTACATTGGGGGCCTTGGTACTCATTCCCTATCTATGTAATTATTTACGTTATTGCCCATAAAATAGCTCTAAGCGATAAATTTAGACAATTTTAG
- a CDS encoding DUF5655 domain-containing protein yields MSEDELFSNKASNVYEMYSKILDLLKEIGPFEIEFKKTSIHLLNKSSFGGVHPKKKWLDFNLVTYHQIEHGKITKIEQVSKNRFHNNFRFYSEDELNQEFFVLLKESYQLMS; encoded by the coding sequence ATGTCAGAAGATGAATTATTCTCAAATAAGGCATCTAATGTTTATGAGATGTATTCAAAAATACTCGATTTATTGAAAGAAATAGGACCTTTTGAAATTGAGTTTAAAAAGACTTCAATACATCTTTTGAATAAATCTTCCTTCGGAGGAGTTCATCCAAAAAAGAAATGGTTAGATTTTAATTTAGTAACATACCATCAAATTGAACACGGGAAAATTACTAAAATTGAACAAGTTTCAAAAAACAGATTTCACAATAACTTTAGATTTTATAGTGAAGACGAACTAAATCAAGAGTTTTTTGTTCTTTTAAAAGAATCATATCAATTAATGAGTTAG
- a CDS encoding L-dopachrome tautomerase-related protein, which yields MKPMLPSEKYFGNLELVYAFYGAMPTGVTVSETGRIFICFPKWGDDVKFTVAEIVEDKLQPYPNLQTNLVNPENVTMTFISVQSVVADGRGTLWILDTAAPNFSEPIKGGAKLVAVDLETNTIRKVYTFTEDVVLPTTYLNDVRFDFRVGKAGYAYITDSSSKGPGAIIVVDLSNGNAFRRLNGANSTSPDPYFLPKVEGQILMNRNKDGSTSPFRLASDSLAISPDGKILYFAPLTSRHLFSISTEALRDRTIPDMDLPYHVEYWGEKGASDGMITDAKGTVYAGDYENNSIRKILPTGIMDTIAHDPRILWPDTFSIGPDQYLYVIVNQLHRQPRFHYGKDLRQKPYSLLRIKIDEFPAPTFS from the coding sequence ATGAAACCTATGTTACCTAGTGAAAAATATTTCGGTAATTTAGAACTAGTTTATGCATTTTATGGGGCTATGCCTACAGGTGTTACTGTTTCAGAAACCGGTCGTATTTTCATTTGCTTTCCAAAATGGGGAGACGATGTTAAATTTACGGTGGCGGAAATTGTTGAGGATAAATTGCAGCCTTATCCTAATTTACAAACCAATTTGGTTAACCCCGAGAATGTCACAATGACTTTCATCAGTGTCCAAAGTGTAGTTGCTGATGGAAGGGGAACGCTTTGGATATTAGATACAGCGGCACCCAATTTTTCTGAACCTATTAAAGGGGGTGCAAAATTAGTCGCTGTTGATTTAGAAACCAATACAATAAGAAAAGTATATACCTTTACAGAAGATGTTGTCCTGCCCACAACTTATCTGAATGATGTCCGTTTTGATTTTCGTGTTGGAAAAGCAGGTTATGCCTATATTACGGATTCTTCTTCCAAAGGACCAGGAGCTATTATCGTCGTAGATTTATCAAATGGAAACGCGTTTAGACGGTTAAATGGGGCAAATTCAACTTCACCCGATCCCTATTTTTTACCGAAAGTAGAAGGTCAAATTTTAATGAATCGAAACAAAGATGGTTCAACTTCTCCATTTAGATTGGCGTCTGATAGTCTTGCGATTTCTCCCGATGGAAAGATATTATATTTTGCTCCACTAACCAGTCGTCACTTGTTCTCGATCTCAACAGAAGCCCTGAGAGACAGAACAATACCGGACATGGATTTACCTTATCATGTGGAGTATTGGGGAGAAAAAGGTGCGTCTGATGGAATGATCACCGATGCAAAGGGAACAGTTTATGCTGGAGATTATGAAAACAACAGTATCCGTAAGATATTGCCAACTGGCATAATGGATACTATCGCACATGATCCGAGAATTTTGTGGCCGGATACTTTTTCAATTGGTCCGGATCAATATTTGTATGTCATCGTGAACCAATTACATCGACAGCCTAGATTTCATTATGGAAAAGACTTACGACAGAAACCTTATAGTTTACTTCGTATCAAAATTGATGAATTTCCTGCTCCGACCTTTTCATAA
- a CDS encoding spore coat protein yields MNPIIETLTGMDGLSDQVVAMDLLISAKSGVRNYAMAVTESGTPEIKEILTRHLVEALDMHEQISAYMVEKGWYHAWDTNEQISLDLNNINTALNLPIL; encoded by the coding sequence ATGAATCCAATCATTGAAACTTTAACTGGCATGGACGGACTATCGGATCAAGTCGTTGCAATGGATCTACTCATTTCAGCTAAAAGTGGAGTTAGAAATTATGCCATGGCAGTAACAGAATCAGGAACACCGGAAATTAAAGAAATACTCACTCGTCATTTAGTGGAAGCACTTGATATGCATGAACAAATATCCGCATACATGGTAGAAAAAGGATGGTACCATGCTTGGGATACAAACGAACAGATCAGTTTGGATTTAAATAATATCAATACAGCATTGAACTTACCGATATTATAA
- a CDS encoding zinc-dependent alcohol dehydrogenase, giving the protein MKAVTYQGIKNVVVKEVPDPKIEKPDDMIIKVTSTAICGSDLHLIHGMIPNLQENYVIGHEPMGIVEEVGPGVTKLKKGDRVIIPFNIACGECQYCKNHLESQCDNSNDNGDMGAYFGYSGTTGGYPGGQAEYLRVPFANFTHFKIPETCEEPDEKLAVIADAMTTGFWSVDNAGVKDGDTVIVLGCGPVGLFAQKFCWLKGAKRVIAVDYVNYRLQHAKRTNKVEIVNFEDHENVGSYLKEITKGGADVVIDAVGMDGKMTDLEFLASGMKLQGGALSAFIMASQAVRKGGTIQVTGVYGGRYNGFPLGDIMNRNVNIRSGQAPVIHYMPYMFELVTTGKIDPGDVVSHVLPLSEAKRGYEIFDTKMDNCIKVVLKP; this is encoded by the coding sequence ATGAAGGCAGTAACGTATCAAGGAATTAAAAATGTTGTAGTCAAAGAAGTTCCAGATCCAAAGATTGAAAAACCAGATGACATGATTATTAAAGTAACGAGTACAGCGATATGTGGGTCTGATTTACATTTAATTCATGGCATGATTCCTAACTTGCAAGAAAACTATGTTATTGGCCATGAACCAATGGGAATCGTCGAAGAAGTTGGTCCAGGTGTGACTAAGCTAAAAAAGGGGGATCGAGTAATTATCCCCTTTAATATAGCATGCGGTGAATGCCAATACTGTAAAAACCATTTGGAAAGCCAATGTGATAATTCAAATGATAATGGTGATATGGGTGCCTATTTCGGATATTCTGGTACGACAGGTGGCTATCCAGGTGGGCAAGCTGAATATTTAAGAGTGCCATTTGCCAACTTTACTCATTTCAAAATTCCAGAGACTTGTGAAGAACCAGATGAAAAGTTAGCGGTTATTGCCGATGCGATGACTACTGGTTTTTGGAGCGTTGACAATGCAGGTGTAAAGGATGGAGATACGGTTATTGTTCTTGGCTGTGGCCCGGTTGGTCTTTTTGCTCAAAAATTCTGTTGGTTAAAAGGGGCAAAGCGAGTCATTGCCGTTGATTATGTTAATTATCGCCTGCAGCACGCAAAGCGCACCAACAAAGTAGAAATTGTTAACTTTGAGGACCATGAGAATGTAGGAAGTTACCTGAAGGAAATCACCAAAGGCGGCGCTGATGTAGTCATTGATGCAGTTGGTATGGACGGTAAAATGACTGATCTGGAGTTCCTTGCGAGTGGAATGAAGCTTCAAGGCGGAGCATTAAGTGCATTTATCATGGCTTCACAAGCAGTGCGTAAAGGCGGGACAATTCAAGTTACTGGCGTTTACGGCGGCAGATATAATGGTTTCCCTCTTGGAGATATTATGAACCGCAACGTCAATATCCGCTCCGGTCAAGCACCTGTCATCCACTATATGCCATATATGTTTGAATTAGTTACGACCGGAAAAATTGATCCAGGAGATGTCGTAAGTCATGTGCTTCCACTTAGTGAAGCAAAGCGTGGCTATGAGATTTTTGACACAAAAATGGATAATTGTATAAAAGTCGTTTTGAAACCTTGA
- a CDS encoding spore coat protein yields the protein MNNDYLDPINSLHVPELADTTFAMDLLLRAKEGVRNIAVALTESASPDVRTVLRNQLLQGIAMHQEITELMINKKWFHPYELSEQYKLDQLSANNTLMIGKMNLFPVETNRKGMFDRTPDEH from the coding sequence TTGAACAATGACTATTTAGACCCTATAAACTCGCTTCACGTACCAGAGCTAGCAGATACCACATTTGCAATGGATTTACTCCTTCGTGCAAAAGAAGGTGTTCGCAATATTGCTGTAGCATTAACGGAATCCGCATCCCCTGATGTTAGAACCGTCTTACGTAACCAATTATTACAAGGGATTGCCATGCACCAAGAAATTACTGAACTAATGATTAATAAAAAATGGTTCCATCCATATGAACTAAGTGAACAGTATAAACTAGATCAACTCTCTGCCAACAATACATTGATGATTGGCAAAATGAATCTATTCCCTGTTGAGACCAATCGAAAAGGTATGTTTGACCGGACACCTGATGAACACTAA
- a CDS encoding spore gernimation protein GerQ, translating to MDNQKLADHESLDLHEVINFKTLCLAKSKLMQGLVFDDDLRALMQKDVEQSMQALGELQAIYQRAPFEAPVPQNRPTPIVN from the coding sequence ATGGATAATCAGAAATTAGCCGATCATGAGTCATTGGATCTACATGAAGTTATTAACTTTAAAACCCTTTGCTTAGCGAAATCAAAACTAATGCAAGGACTGGTATTTGATGATGATTTGAGAGCATTAATGCAAAAAGATGTCGAACAATCCATGCAAGCGCTTGGAGAATTACAGGCAATTTATCAACGTGCACCTTTTGAAGCGCCTGTTCCTCAAAACCGGCCAACACCAATAGTAAACTGA
- a CDS encoding CBO0543 family protein, which yields MERLDEFDKILYGRKENTDSLINYWADYSNPSTWQFWVLIAILLVPLVILYLKIDRSKVFLIGFYGYNVHVFFTFIDLYGINRGYWHYPYQVIPALPSISLDTSMVPVAFMLIYQWTLNNHKNYYLYAIITAAIFAFILKPILVSTGLFRMYGEINYFHLFFGYVFVLLIAKFITWLFHKLHKPTFSAQNRQ from the coding sequence ATGGAACGCTTAGATGAATTTGACAAGATTCTATACGGTAGAAAAGAGAATACCGATTCTTTAATTAATTATTGGGCAGACTATTCTAACCCTTCTACGTGGCAGTTTTGGGTTTTAATCGCTATTCTTTTAGTCCCATTGGTTATTCTTTATCTTAAAATTGACCGAAGTAAAGTATTTCTAATTGGTTTCTATGGATATAACGTTCATGTTTTTTTTACATTTATTGATCTATACGGTATAAATCGAGGGTATTGGCATTACCCTTATCAGGTTATCCCTGCACTGCCAAGCATCTCATTGGACACTTCCATGGTCCCTGTGGCTTTCATGCTCATTTACCAATGGACATTAAATAATCATAAAAATTATTACCTATACGCTATAATAACTGCTGCTATATTTGCATTTATTTTAAAGCCTATTTTAGTAAGTACTGGTCTTTTTAGAATGTACGGTGAAATTAATTATTTTCACTTATTTTTTGGATACGTATTTGTACTTTTAATAGCAAAGTTTATAACTTGGTTATTTCATAAATTACATAAACCTACATTCTCAGCTCAGAATAGACAATAG
- a CDS encoding Rrf2 family transcriptional regulator has product MSISSRFAVGIHILTLIELNNEGVTSSEFLATSVNTNPAVIRKLMGMLKKAGLIEVHPGIAGAKLAKELSCITLFDVYKAVNVVQEKELFSIHESPHPDCPVGRNIQNTIEPLFTAAQLAMEKVLRNVTLEDVVRDITMKENIC; this is encoded by the coding sequence ATGTCCATCAGCAGCCGATTTGCAGTAGGAATTCATATATTGACTCTAATTGAATTAAATAATGAGGGAGTAACATCTTCTGAATTTTTAGCTACGAGTGTTAACACGAACCCAGCGGTTATAAGAAAACTAATGGGAATGCTAAAAAAAGCTGGTTTGATAGAGGTACATCCAGGAATTGCAGGTGCTAAACTCGCAAAGGAATTATCTTGTATCACTCTCTTTGACGTATACAAGGCAGTGAATGTTGTCCAGGAGAAAGAGTTGTTTAGCATACATGAAAGTCCACATCCTGATTGTCCCGTAGGTAGGAACATCCAAAATACAATTGAACCATTATTCACAGCAGCACAATTAGCAATGGAGAAAGTCTTAAGAAATGTTACTTTAGAAGATGTCGTGAGAGACATTACTATGAAAGAAAATATCTGTTAG
- a CDS encoding SDR family oxidoreductase, whose translation MKILVTGATGKLGSKVVDSLLKSVPASNLVVSVRNPEKAEGLRNRGVEVRQGDFDRPETLDNALKGIDRLLIISADGDNETRIKQHANAVKAAERAGVKFIAYTSLANATESKNLMSPPHFATEAAIIKTGIPYSFLRNNWYLENEIGSIQGAISGAPWVTSAGEGKVGWALQQDYADAAAAVLVGNGHENTVYELSGPLLTQEELASTLGNILGKEIPVQQVSDEKYAEIMKGLGLPDFVIPIVVGIQESIRNGSLEVESSDFEKVLGRPVTPINEALNQIVNEISKTK comes from the coding sequence ATGAAAATTTTAGTAACTGGAGCAACTGGAAAATTAGGTTCCAAGGTTGTAGATTCATTATTGAAATCAGTACCTGCAAGTAATTTGGTGGTGAGTGTCCGAAATCCAGAGAAAGCAGAAGGACTTCGTAATCGTGGAGTGGAAGTTCGTCAAGGTGATTTTGACCGTCCAGAAACATTAGATAATGCTTTGAAAGGGATTGACCGATTATTAATTATTTCTGCCGATGGTGACAATGAAACAAGAATCAAACAACATGCTAATGCTGTCAAAGCAGCTGAACGTGCAGGGGTAAAATTTATTGCTTACACAAGTTTAGCCAATGCAACCGAAAGCAAAAATTTAATGTCTCCACCTCATTTTGCGACAGAAGCAGCCATCATTAAAACGGGTATCCCTTATTCTTTCTTACGTAACAATTGGTATTTGGAAAACGAAATTGGAAGTATTCAAGGCGCTATTTCAGGAGCTCCATGGGTGACTTCTGCTGGAGAAGGTAAAGTAGGTTGGGCACTGCAACAAGATTACGCAGATGCTGCAGCAGCAGTACTTGTTGGAAACGGTCACGAAAATACAGTTTATGAACTTTCTGGTCCTCTTTTAACTCAAGAAGAATTAGCATCTACTCTAGGTAATATATTGGGTAAAGAAATACCTGTACAACAAGTTAGTGACGAAAAATATGCAGAAATCATGAAAGGTTTAGGTTTGCCTGATTTTGTGATTCCGATTGTAGTAGGAATTCAAGAAAGCATTCGCAACGGTTCACTTGAAGTTGAAAGCAGTGATTTTGAGAAAGTTCTTGGTCGTCCAGTTACTCCAATTAATGAAGCACTCAATCAAATTGTTAATGAAATTTCAAAAACAAAATAA
- a CDS encoding GNAT family N-acetyltransferase, translating into MNQHKVIIAQYHSTYAEQTVEMWRDSKERAIGQKEIHSFENHIYFLNHILTEQYQIDLALIDDKVVGMIAYNEKEISQLYIHIDYQRFGIGQTLLDNAKEKSSGRLTLYTFEINENAQRFYEKNGFKIIGRGYENEENLPDIQYEWISK; encoded by the coding sequence ATGAACCAACACAAAGTTATAATAGCTCAGTATCATTCTACATATGCTGAACAGACAGTGGAAATGTGGCGAGATAGTAAGGAACGGGCTATTGGTCAGAAAGAAATCCATAGCTTTGAAAATCATATTTATTTTTTAAATCATATATTAACTGAGCAGTATCAAATAGATTTAGCTTTAATTGATGACAAAGTCGTTGGGATGATTGCCTATAATGAAAAGGAGATAAGCCAACTTTATATTCATATTGATTATCAAAGATTTGGTATAGGGCAAACATTACTTGACAATGCAAAAGAAAAATCAAGTGGGAGATTAACATTATATACATTTGAAATAAATGAAAACGCACAACGATTTTATGAAAAGAATGGATTTAAAATTATTGGTAGAGGATACGAAAATGAAGAAAATCTACCTGATATTCAATATGAGTGGATATCCAAATAA
- a CDS encoding VOC family protein, with amino-acid sequence MKINRIDHVSINVNDLSEAKAFFVDLGLEVKAEWELDGEQLDRIVGLKGVRTACVGMGMPDGQAWIELVKFYTPSDEEGIQPPFANTLGIRHICFAVEDLEAIVAKLKKRGTEIFSEIEQYEESYKLCYVRGPEGIILELAEKIG; translated from the coding sequence ATGAAGATCAATAGAATAGATCATGTGAGTATTAACGTAAATGATCTTTCAGAGGCTAAGGCGTTCTTTGTTGATTTAGGACTTGAAGTGAAAGCGGAATGGGAATTGGATGGAGAGCAGTTGGACAGAATAGTTGGGCTTAAGGGTGTTAGAACGGCATGTGTAGGAATGGGGATGCCAGATGGTCAGGCATGGATAGAGCTAGTTAAATTTTATACGCCGTCAGATGAAGAAGGTATTCAGCCACCTTTTGCAAATACGCTGGGTATCCGACATATTTGCTTTGCTGTTGAAGATCTTGAAGCTATTGTTGCAAAATTGAAAAAGAGGGGCACGGAAATCTTTAGTGAGATAGAGCAATATGAAGAAAGTTATAAATTATGCTACGTTCGGGGCCCAGAAGGAATTATTTTAGAGTTGGCGGAGAAAATCGGATAA